A single genomic interval of Zingiber officinale cultivar Zhangliang chromosome 4A, Zo_v1.1, whole genome shotgun sequence harbors:
- the LOC121972779 gene encoding uncharacterized protein At4g15970-like, with the protein MLNEAQNSIFDLFTESFKVGNGTSSLLNHMVVLALDQGALEHCESLNLHCYFPNYANNFESRENRETTMMKRQIEFSKEVLQLGYNFIYTDLDVVWFRNPLRHFNVLSQLILATEFYRGEESLENSPNGAFMYVLSTTQSIEFFRSWQFTAMRYVGGDRRTILTRAVREGAGPFRLNLQFLDTDYFGDFCRRGVDLSKVVAVRAGWCCDGRAGDLGAARALAREWKNYASLPVERKGSSFGIKYECRS; encoded by the exons ATGCTGAATGAAGCACAAAATTCAATCTTCGATCTGTTCACTGAGAGCTTCAAAGTGGGGAATGGTACAAGCAGTCTACTGAATCACATGGTAGTTTTGGCACTGGACCAAGGGGCTCTCGAGCACTGCGAGTCCCTAAACTTGCACTGCTATTTCCCCAACTACGCGAACAACTTTGAGAGCAGAGAAAACAGAGAGACGACGATGATGAAGAGGCAAATTGAGTTCTCCAAAGAAGTTCTACAGCTCGGCTACAATTTCATATACACG GATTTGGACGTGGTGTGGTTTCGAAATCCCCTGCGTCATTTCAACGTCCTTTCTCAACTGATTTTAGCGACGGAGTTTTACAGAGGAGAGGAGTCGCTTGAGAATTCGCCCAACGGAGCTTTCATGTACGTGCTGTCCACCACCCAGTCGATTGAATTCTTCAGGTCTTGGCAATTCACCGCGATGCGCTACGTCGGCGGAGATCGCCGGACGATTTTGACCAGAGCGGTGCGCGAAGGCGCCGGTCCATTCCGTCTGAATCTGCAGTTTCTCGACACTGATTACTTCGGCGATTTTTGCCGGCGAGGGGTCGACCTGAGCAAGGTTGTCGCGGTGAGAGCGGGGTGGTGCTGCGACGGCAGGGCAGGCGATTTGGGCGCTGCGAGGGCTCTTGCTCGAGAGTGGAAGAACTACGCGTCGCTGCCTGTTGAGAGAAAAGGTTCCTCTTTTGGAATCAAATACGAGTGTAGGAGTTGA